The window CTGAAGCAGTCTGGGGAGCAGGCAGCTCTGGTGGGGGCAGAGGCTTTCTTCCAGAGGGGCTTTTCCCCAGAGCTCATGGTGTCTGCTCAGAGTAAGGACACATATCTGACATCCAGATGGAGGCGACAGCCTGCCTCATCTGGTTTCTGCCACCTTCAGACCTCAGGACTTCTGTAGCCTGGTTGTACCTCCCTCTCTGGCCAGCTAATCACCCTCCTGGTCCCACAGCCAGCTCTCAGACCACCTCTGGAGGCCTGTTAATAGTGGAGGCAGCCACCAAAAATTAGCAATGACCACTCCAGACTCTGCTCAGCCCCATTGCCTCATGctgtcctttctcttctcccaggTGACCAGATACATGTCTTATCCACCAAGCACACTGTATCCTGTGCTAAGTGAGGAAAGGGCCAGACCGTCCTGTACCTGAGGCTGGTCACAGAGAGACTTGCTCAGTAAGGTCTATGGATTCCTACCAACTGGGTCCTGGGGCCACTGGAGATGTCGGCACTTTGGAAACTTTTGTAGAAATTATGCTAAACCTGGACGAAATCTAGCTATTGGACCTCAAACAAGTttttttctctgagcctcaattttccaCGTCTATAAAATAGTGGGAGCAATACTGTTGGCTACCTCACATTTTATTGCAAACACTAAATCAAAGGGCTTATATGAAGGGCCTGCCTGTACACAGTAGGAGCTCAACAAATGTCACTGCCCTTCGTTTTAGGACACTGCTTCCGAGAAGGCTTTAATTTCAGGCCAGGTGGAAACCACACGGGCTTAGGGGTGGATCAAGGTTCCAGTCTAGCTGCCTGGTTGGGTCACCCTGGCAAATCTGCATTTTTTCACCTATCAAAGGCAGCAGCAAGCCAGTTACCTCACAGGATGGTTGTGAGAACCTGTGATTATTCTTCTCCAAGCACTTCCCATAATTCGCCATGGGCCATGTCACACAgagattttgttcttttgtttctgcTGCATTcccacctagaacagtgcctagtGCACAGCAAGTGCTTAGTATTTCTAACATGAATAAGGTGAGGTATAAAGAAAGGGACTTCCAGAGCTGAAATCAAGATGGATTTTTCTTCCTGTATCCCCCACCACTCCCCTCTGGGCTTCACTCCACACTCAGGAATTCCCAGAGCAGCAAGTAACAGAGCTTACTCTGTGCAGGTAACCCTGTGAagttcctgctcctgcccctgcccagccTACTTGTGTGCTTTCTGACTCACTCCAGGGTCGGGCTGACTTGAACTGGCTGGCTCTTCCCAGATTTGGGATTGTAGGATAAATCCTGGTTGGATATGGGGCGAGACAGATTGTCTGGCTGCCTCACTGTCTAGCAAGTGTTCGATGACGGGCCTATAAGCCACCTTCATCTGTCAAGCCCTTTGTTCACTGTCCACATGGCCAGGGAGGGAGTTGACAACGACCTCTTCACTTGCCCCCAGCAGCCTGTTCCCATGGTTATTTGGCTACAGGGCCAGGATACAGGCAGCAACCACCAGAATGGAGGATGTTGATTTTCAGATGGGGACGGGTTGGTCCAGGCCAAGGACTTGTTGTGTTAGCCAGTGATTCTCCGTGTCAGGTTGTCCTGGAAACACACAGTCATCTCAGCACAGCTTCACAGATTCTCAGCACCACCCCCACCTCAGCTTTGCCAGTACAAAGCAGCCTGCCCGAGGGGATTATGGGTCCCAGAAAGGCCCAGGCAGTCCCCAGGATGACCTTGATACATCCCTTACCTAGCCACTCCCAAAGCTCTACAGCAAGAGATCCtaatgtgtttttgtttaaaagtaatttttttattttttatttttttacagagacagagagtcagagagagggatagacagggacagacacaggaacagagagatgagaagcatcgatcattagcctttcattgcgcattgtgacaccttagttgttcattgactgccctcccatatgtgccttgactgcaggccttcaggagactgagtaaccccctgctcgagccagcgaccttgggtccaagctggttgctcaaactagatgaacccgcgctaaaactggtgatctcagggtctcgaacctgggttctcggcatcccagtctgacactctatccactgcgccaccgcctggtcaggccctaacaTTTTTTTGAGTGTGGACCCTGCTGAGGATGAAAGCTGTGGGGCCTTTTATCAGAAACACACATGCACTCTCCACACAAAGTCTTATATTATGTCAGGGGTTTCATACATCAAGGGCCTGTTAATTGAACCCCTTAGacctgaggttgagaaaccctgcctCAACTTCCTCCAGGGTGATCGGCCCTGAAGGTGTGGTGGGGGGAGGCCCAGAGAAGCAGGTCCCAAGAGAAGGGGCCTGCCTGTTTGAAGTCCACTCCCTCAGTCCCTTGCCTCTCCACTGGCCAGGACTCTTCTCTTCCCAACCCCATCACTGGGACTATGGCCAAAGGGGACTGTGTCTAGGTACAGGGCCTAGCAGAGTACCTGCAGGAAGGGAAGCTCAACAAGGCCTCTGGGCCTGAGTGGGCAGGCTCACTTGGAGGGTTAATAAcatggacagaaagggagaaaaaccaTCCCATCCCTCATACCTCTCCCACTCGCTCCTCAGCTCACTGTGACCACAGCCCAGGCAGCCAGCTCACTCACTGCAGCAGGAATCCGAGTTCCATGGAGACAGCTTATTGCTTCCTCTGCCCCCCTCGCCCACTCTTGGGGCCACAACACTCCCCCCCAACCCTGCCTACCTGGTGGAGCTTTCGGCTTCCCCTCACAGGGGTCTCATACCCACAGAGACCCTTTTTTCTTCTGGGTCTGGAGAGCAGCTGGGTTCCATGAGTTTAATTCAGATCTGATCAAGCTGGGACTTGGGGAACAAGCTCTCCTCCTCTGAAAAGTAGTCAGGATTTCAATTTGGTGAGAGTAAAATTTAGGCAGAGCCAGAGTGAACATGACTGATGACCCGGAACAGGTCTGTCTTTACTCTGTAGTCAGATGCCTCCTTAGAGAGGCAGTGCCTTCCCTTTGGTCTTCCCTCTGTGGCGACCCCTGCCACGAGGGGCAGCTGGCTTTTGTGTGTCCATGGCCTACAACAAAGGGAAAGTCTGCTCCTGCGGGAGTGGGCGTAGTGCCTCCTCTCTAGTGAGTTTTGAGCCTTTTCTAGTATATGTTTCCCATTGCTGCTGcaacaaattaccacagacttACTGGctttaaacaacacaaatttattcttaCAGTTTGGATGGTCAGAATTCTAAAATCAGACTGACTGGGCTAAAGTCATGATGTCGGCAGGGCTGGTTCTTTCTGGAAGTTCTGAGGGGAGAacccatttccttgccttttctaacTGGTGGAGGCCACCTGTATTCCTTGGTTCGTGACCCCCTCCTCACATAACTCCAGCTTCTTGTCTCCTTCACTGTACCTACTAATTCCTCTCTGATCTGTTTCCCTCTCATAAGGATCTTTGTGATTACATCTGGTCTACCGGCATAATCCAGGATAATCACTTTGTCAAAAATCCTTAATTTatgacatctgcaaagtcccttttgccatatgAGGTCACATTCATAAATTCTTGGCATGAGAACATGGACATCTTGGGGCCACTATTCAGCCTACCTCAACTAGGCTGCAGAACTGCTCTCTGCCCTCTTGCTGCTTAAGTGATGGGCGGAAAAAGGGTGGGGAGCTTCTGCTTTGGGTTCAGCAGGGTTCTTTTCAAACTCATAGTTCTAAGGTCTAGGCTTGACCAGCCCAAACCTCCCCTTCCAACCACTCACTGCAATGTCTCCTTGAAAGTCCAGTGCCAAGTCTAAATCTAAGTGCTGGTGAGAGGTGCAGGGATAGCAAAGAAACCTCCTAGGCCCGAGAGCGCCTGCCCAATTCCACACTCTGCTGGCTGCAACAAAGTCATGACCGGGAAGGGACACAGAGAAGGGTCTGGGCCTGCTGAGGGTGCCAGGGAGACCATGGGACAAATGAGTCCTGCTGGGACAGCGCATGTTGGTCAGAGCAGAGGCGTGGCTGCAGTGATGCGGGAGTCAGGAGGAAGCGGGAGACGGTGGTCCCAGCCCACAGACAACACAGACACGACTGGGAGAGGCTCTAGGTTGGCAGGAGAGCATCTCTGGCCACAGCATCAGGGGGTGGGGACGAGGGCATCCCAGATAAGTAGAGCTCGAAAGTCCCAGGCATCAGGCTTTTCTTTGTAATGAGAGAGTAGGAGGGCAGaatgggcaggggcagggcaggaagcAGGGAGTCCCTCTTGCTACCTCTTCTCCATGTTTTGCATCTGCAAACTGAGGGAGGTGAAGCTGGCCAGGAGGTCGGTCACCTCATCCACCTGCAGGACAAAAGTGAGGCTCTGTAATAGGGTTTAAGGACAGGCCTAGGCACCTGGGCCCCTAGGTCTCCTTCCCAATACCACAGGCTGGGCGGCCAGGTATTGTCTCTTCCCAAGGCATGTGGTGGCTTCCCTGTGACTATGGAATGGCTGTCCAAGGGTTAATCCTCGGATCCTTATGAGATGGTCTTAGACCATCCCAGAGAGAAGGAACACTAGCAGCTTCAAAGGAAGTGGACAGAGGCTTTGAGGTTCACAGTGGCGTGCAAACCCATAGCTGCAGCCTCGTTCTGTGGTGAGGGTCTGTCTGCATCAGAGCGCGATGGCTTGCTCTGCGGCCACTGCTCACCTGCTCCCTGGTGCTTGTCATCTGGAGGCGGGTGCACAGGTCATCCAGCCGTTCCCTCTGCTCGTGCCGCCCCAGGCGCTCCAGGTACTCCCTCAGCATCTGGATGATCTGAAACGAGGGCGGGCTGTGCTGAGCGGTCCCAGCTAGGAAGCCCAAAGCGGCTGACGCTGCTGCCAGGAGGCACAGTGGCAGGTACCTACTGGAGTCACTGTGAAATGGCCTGGGAGCCCTGGTGCAGGAGGCGGGAGTGTCTGTGGCGAGGGCAGCATCTGTGTGGCGCGGGCACCACCTGTGTGACACTTGCTTGGTGCCGTGGGCTCAGCACGAAAGGGGTGCTCACCTGCTTCACCTCCAGCCGCACGGCCTCCAGGCACTGGGAGTGCCCTTCCTGCAGGATGTTCAGCTTTGACTTGGCCAGATGCAGGGGTGTGCGGCCAGCTCGGTCCAGGGCATCGACACGGGCCCCTGTGGGAACAAGCAGAGGTGAGCACTGTGGGAGGGGGTGAGtgtgaaggagaaggggaaggcacCACATACCTCCTCGTAGCAGTGTGGTGATGACAGGGACGTGGTTGGTGCAGGCCGCTGAGGAAGAAGAACAGGGATGAGGTTTGGCCCTGTGTACCCGCCGGAGGGAGTAGGACTGTGTTTCTGAGTGTGCCTGTGTCAGGTTACACCTCCTAAGAAGGTATCACCAAGGCAGCAACTCAGCAGGGCTCAGCAATCAAGTCCAGCTCcctctggggaaactgaggcttggagatggTAGCTGCCTCACCGTGAGCTGTGGTGTGAGTCAGCCACAGGGCAGAAACCTGTTGCACGTTTCCCTCCCTAACTGAGCTGCCATTGAGTCAGTTTAGGTGGCTAAGTCAGCTCTTCTCAGGGCACAGCCAACTAGTGATCGACTGGGAAGTCCATGTACACAGGTGGGGGCTGAGGCTCTCCCTAGATGATAGGGGATCCTGCTGGGAGCCTGCAGGGCCCCAGGCTCTTCATCAAAGGAGCCTACCTGTGCCGCAGAGAAGGGTGTCTTGGCAGCTTTTCAGACACTTACCCAGGTGCAGTGGTGTGTTGCCCAGCCCATCTCGCTGGTTGGGATCAGCTCCGTGGTCCAGGAGCAGCTGCACTAGAAATGGGAATACCCAAGAGGAGCTGTCAGAGGCTTCTGTGGATTGGACCCTAACCTAGCTAAAGTGGTTCACTTAAGTGTGGACACTGAAACTAAACATGGTTCCTTATGTTGTTTCATTCGCTCACTCTCTCACAGAGTTCATGTGCAGGACTCTGAGGGTTAGGAACTGAGGATTCTGAGAGGGCCTTCTGGTCTACGCAGGAGTTATGAGATTTTAAGGGTTAAAGGAAGTTCTTCCAACAGTAGTGGCTGCTGGGGAAGCTTCTCAGGGGCATGTTCTGCTCCTTTCACAGCCAAGTGCCACATTGGGAATTAGAAGAGCAGATGGTGCTGAGAATCCATCCACAGCCAGGTGGCTGTGGTAACACGAGGGTTCCTCAGTTACCCAAATGGGTGTGCAGGCAGACTAACTCAGGGGGACAGGCTGAGTGTCACACCACATACAGAAACTAATTCAGAGGGACCACAGACCTCAAAGTGAAAGCTCAGTCaggcttctagaagaaaacaggacagTGATCTTCGGAtaggcaaatattttatttactttttgacaagagacagagagaggaacagatagggacagacagacaggaagagagagagatgagaagcatcaattctatgttgcatgcagctccttagttgttcagtggttgctttctcatatgtgccttgacggggggggggggctacagcagagcgagtggccctttgctgaagccagtgaccttgggctcaagccagtgaccttgggcttcaagccagcaacctttgggctcaagccagcgaccatggggtcatatctatgatcccacactcaagccagcaaccccgtgctcaagctggtgagcctgtgctcaaacctgatgagcccacgctcaagccagcgacctcagggtttcaaacctgggtcctctgcgtcctctgctctatccactgcgccaccacttggtcaggcaaagatttcttaaataggtaaaaaaatatcacaaaaaagaaaagattaataaattcattaaaatgtaaaagaactTGTATTCATCAAAAGACACCATTCAGAGAACAAAAAGGCAAGCTCAGGAAAGGTAAGTTATTTATATTTGATAAATGATTTGCAACCAGAATATGTCAAGAatttctataaatcaataaaagataggcaatttgtttttaaaaaatagacaaaagattCAAACAGGAACTCCACAAAAGAGGATATAAAAATGGCCAATGCATACATGGAAgatgtgctcaacatcactggcTGTCAGAGAAACACAAACTAAACCACAACGAGATACTACTATACCAAAATGATGAAAATTCAAAAAAGATAATATCAAGTACTGGCAAAGATGTGAAAGTATTCGGAACATTCTTATAATGCTGGTGGGAGTGTATATTGGTACAACCACCTTGGAAGAAGTTTGGCAGTACCTACTAAAGCTAAATATATGTGTACCCagtgacccagcaaccccattcCTGGGTTTATATCTAATGTACGTAAGTGCTTATATCCACCAAGCCACATGTATAAGAAtattcacagcagctttattcataatagtctcAACCTGGAAATAATACAAATGTCCATCGACAGTAGAATGGGTGAATTGCCATCcatcacacaatgaaatactatccAGCAATAAGAAAGAACGTACACATTCAGAAATAAATATCAAGTATATAATTTAGAgtgaaagaaatcaa is drawn from Saccopteryx leptura isolate mSacLep1 chromosome 1, mSacLep1_pri_phased_curated, whole genome shotgun sequence and contains these coding sequences:
- the ANKRD54 gene encoding ankyrin repeat domain-containing protein 54 isoform X2 → MPTMWKQQLLEDGADPCAADDKGRTALHFASCNGNDQIVQLLLDHGADPNQRDGLGNTPLHLAACTNHVPVITTLLRGGARVDALDRAGRTPLHLAKSKLNILQEGHSQCLEAVRLEVKQIIQMLREYLERLGRHEQRERLDDLCTRLQMTSTREQVDEVTDLLASFTSLSLQMQNMEKR